In one Candidatus Binataceae bacterium genomic region, the following are encoded:
- a CDS encoding NCS2 family permease encodes MAFVSGIAPGPGAWIGTPPNPAPIMFKADLSAVLNFRFFGVLLSIFVMALIDTMGSLIAVSSRAGFLDERGNLPRIAPPMLCDALATVFAALAGTTTSGAFIESAAGVQAGGRTGLTAVFIAALFILALFFAPLVTAIPPAAYGPALVIIGSMMMAPIAKIDFDDPTESIPAFAVIALISFTYNIGVGITAGLVLYPIFKLVGGRSAEVPLALWALAALSGLFFAFYPYAP; translated from the coding sequence GTGGCGTTCGTCAGTGGCATAGCCCCCGGACCCGGAGCGTGGATCGGAACTCCTCCGAATCCCGCTCCGATTATGTTCAAGGCCGATCTCTCGGCGGTGCTGAATTTCCGGTTCTTCGGCGTTCTGCTTTCAATTTTTGTCATGGCGTTGATCGACACGATGGGCTCCTTGATCGCTGTCTCCTCGCGCGCGGGATTTCTGGACGAGCGCGGCAACCTGCCGCGAATCGCACCGCCCATGCTCTGCGATGCGTTGGCCACCGTATTTGCGGCGCTAGCCGGAACCACGACTTCCGGTGCGTTCATCGAATCGGCGGCGGGAGTACAAGCGGGAGGACGGACCGGTTTGACTGCCGTTTTCATCGCCGCGCTTTTTATCCTGGCGCTGTTCTTCGCGCCGCTCGTAACCGCGATACCCCCGGCCGCATATGGCCCCGCGCTGGTGATCATAGGCTCTATGATGATGGCGCCGATCGCGAAGATCGACTTCGATGACCCGACCGAGTCGATTCCGGCCTTCGCGGTAATCGCGTTGATCAGCTTCACCTACAACATCGGAGTGGGGATCACCGCTGGGCTGGTGCTCTATCCGATCTTCAAGCTTGTGGGGGGCCGCTCTGCTGAGGTCCCCTTGGCACTGTGGGCGCTCGCGGCCCTGTCCGGGCTGTTCTTCGCCTTCTATCCATACGCCCCGTGA
- a CDS encoding ROK family protein yields the protein MPKKNPPQKSSEQNKNQVFTLTVDIGGTGIKAETLAPNGKPINERLRIPTPKSATPRNVIAAIRKLASQSAKFSRVSAGFPGVVKDGVVYSAANLGKGWNGFDLAGALKKQLGHPARVANDADVQGLGSVTGKGIELVLTLGTGVGSVIFVDGHRIHLEVGHHPFHKGKTYEDELGARALKKKGKKKWNKMLVEAIEDTQRMFNYDRLYLGGGNTKYIKIKLPSNVSTVSNVNGLLGGIKLWEEKSRTVQPKPRPQGSSS from the coding sequence ATGCCGAAGAAGAACCCACCGCAGAAGTCTTCAGAGCAGAACAAGAACCAGGTCTTCACCTTGACCGTCGATATTGGCGGCACCGGAATCAAAGCGGAGACGTTGGCCCCCAACGGCAAGCCGATCAACGAGCGCTTACGAATTCCGACCCCGAAAAGCGCAACGCCCCGCAACGTGATTGCCGCTATCCGGAAGCTGGCCAGTCAAAGCGCGAAGTTCTCGCGGGTCTCCGCGGGGTTTCCGGGAGTGGTCAAGGATGGCGTGGTCTACAGCGCTGCCAATCTGGGCAAGGGCTGGAACGGTTTCGATCTAGCAGGGGCGCTAAAAAAACAGCTCGGACACCCGGCGCGCGTCGCGAACGACGCTGACGTGCAGGGACTGGGCAGCGTCACCGGCAAGGGAATCGAGCTGGTTCTCACCTTGGGAACCGGCGTGGGATCGGTAATTTTCGTTGATGGTCACCGGATCCATCTGGAAGTCGGCCATCATCCATTTCACAAAGGCAAGACTTATGAAGACGAGCTGGGGGCGCGCGCCCTGAAGAAAAAAGGCAAGAAGAAGTGGAACAAGATGCTGGTCGAGGCGATCGAGGACACGCAGCGGATGTTCAACTATGACCGACTGTATCTGGGAGGGGGTAACACCAAATACATCAAGATCAAATTGCCAAGCAATGTGAGCACCGTTAGCAACGTTAACGGGCTGCTCGGCGGCATCAAGCTGTGGGAAGAGAAGAGCCGAACCGTGCAGCCGAAGCCCCGACCACAAGGTAGCTCTTCCTAG